Below is a window of Rhizobium tumorigenes DNA.
CTGAACTGGATGGAACTCAGCCAGCGGCTCATCCCCTATGCTCGCGACATGGGCTTTACTCATCTCGAGTTCCTGCCGATCATGGAATATCCCTTCGGCGGCTCCTGGGGCTATCAGCCGCTCGGCCTGTTCGCACCGACCGGGCGATACGGCACGCCAGAGGATTTCGCCTATTTCGTCGATCGCGCCCACGCGGTGGGTATCGGCATCATCCTCGATTGGGTGCCGGCTCATTTTCCGACAGACCCCTGGGGTCTTGCCCGTTTCGACGGCAGCGCGCTTTACGAGCATGAAGATCCTCGCGAAGGTTTTCATCGGGACTGGAATACGCTGATCTACAACCTCGGACGCAACGAGGTGAAAAGCTTCCTTATTTCCAGCGCGCTGGAATGGATCGAGCGCTACCACATCGACGGACTGAGGGTCGATGCCGTGGCATCGATGCTGTACCGCGATTACAGCCGCAATGCCGACGAATGGATCCCCAACAAATATGGTGGCCGTGAAAATCTCGAATCCGTCGATTTTCTGAAGCACCTGAATGCCATCGTCCACCAGCGATGCCCCGATGCCCTGATGATCGCCGAGGAATCAACGGCCTGGCCAGGCGTCACAAAGTCGCCGGAAGACGGTGGCCTGGGCTTCGACTTCAAGTGGAACATGGGGTGGATGCACGATTCGCTCGATTATATCGAGAAGGATCCTGTCTATCGCTCATACGTCCACGGAATGATGACGTTCGGACTGGTCTACCAGTACACCGAAAAATTCATGATGCCGCTGTCGCATGACGAGGTGGTTCATGGAAAGGGCTCGCTGATCGGCAAGATGCCCGGCGACGACTGGCAGCGCTTTGCCACTCTTCGTGCCTATTTCGGCTTCCTCTGGGGCCATCCGGGCAAGAAGCTGATATTCATGGGTGGCGAGATTGCCCAGACCACCGAGTGGAACCATGACGCCTCGGTAGTCTGGGACCTGCTCGACCAGCCGCAACACGCCGGCATGCAGCGTCTCGTTCGTGACTTGAACCACCTCTATCGCGATGAAGCCGCGCTGCAGTTCAGCGATGTCCATGGCGAGGGTTTTTCGTGGGCGGTGCCCGACGATGCGGTCAACTCCGTAATAGGCATGTTGCGCCGCTCGGCCGATGGCGAGCAGATGATGCTGGTACTCTGCAACTTCACGCCGGTGCCGCGCTACGGCTACCGCGTCGGCGTGCCGAAGGCCGGCCATTGGTCGGAGGTGCTGAACTCCGACGCAGCAGTCTATGGCGGCGCTAACATCGGCAACGCTGGTGGTGTGTGGACCGAAGATGTCCCGGCGCACAATCACGATGCGTCGATCTCGGTGATGCTGCCGCCGCTGTCTACGCTGTTCCTGCGCTGGTCTGCTGAAACAAAAGCATCCGTCCCGGAAAGCTGAGTTCGCAAGCCAAGACATACCCCGGAATTGACGGCGGCCAATACCTGACTTAATGAGTTAGGTATTGGCCGCCGTCGTTTGGTGCGGCCGCTGGAATGAGCGATGACATTTCACCCTCGCATGGATAACAAGATTGAGGGCTTCTCCGTCATCGGCGGTGTACACCGTCGCGTCTGGAATGGAATCGTCGCCGATGTCTGGGACGTCGATTGTGCGCCCTATGCCGGCGGCTACTACGTCTCCGACGATCCCCGGATGTTTGTCCTCCTGGACTCGCGCGGCTCCGGTCAATGCAGCCTCAAGCTGTCGCCAAAAGCGGCCGGCGTGCAGCAGGGAAATGCGCCGCGTGCCTCCTACATACCGGCCGGGCTGGAGATGTGGGTCGATATGGTAGATATCGATTTCGTCCGTCATCTCGATATCCACTTCAGCGCGGAAGGGCTCAGCCGCCGCCTGATGGAGGACCTCGATCCCGCCAGGCTAGGCAATCCGCGCCTGCTGTTTTCCGATTCGCGCGTGCTGGCGCTGGCAGGTCTTATCGCTGCGGAATGCGAAAATCCCGCGCCGCTGCACGATCTCTACGGCGACGGACTGGCGGTCTCGCTGTTGATCGATGTGCTGCAACTCTCCCGGACAGCACCGCGCAAGCGCAGCAGACTTGCTGCGTGGCAGGTGCGCCGGGTGGTCGATTACATCGAGGAAAATTGCCTCAGAAATATCCGGCTGGAGGAACTGGCGGCTTTGACCAGTATGTCTCAATCGCACTTCAGCCACGCTTTCAAGGCCTCGACCGGCATTCCCCCGCACCAGTGGCAGACGAAGGCGCGACTCGATCGGGCCAAACAATTGATGATTTCGGATACGCCGTTGACGGACGTGGCCGTCGAGACAGGGTTTTCGGACCAGGCGCATTTCACCCGTGTCTTTCGCAAGCACATAGGCACCACGCCGGCAAACTGGAGAAAGAGCCAGCTTGTGTGAGGCTTTTGACACAGGGTCCGGGCAAATGCCGACATCTGCCACAATTGCCCAAAAACGTTCTATTTTGCGAAATTGCGACAAGCCCTTCGATTTAATATGAGTTAATAACTCATCTTATATTGAGAAGGCGCCGCCTTGAGGGTGAAGGGCGGCGCGCAATGGGGCGCAGGACATGACGTATTTGACCAAGGGAATTTCATTCAAGGCACGGCTGGCAGCGGGCGTGGCTATGGCGAGCCTTTCGCTTGTCACATCGGCGACCGCACAGGAGACGCAGCCGACCGAACTAAAACCGCTGGTGGTGCAGGGCGGTCAGGGCGGCAAGGCCGGCGCGACCGACACCGGAAGCGATACGACCGGCCGCGATCCGGTCAAAGGTTATGTTGCCAAGACCACGACGGCGGGATCTAAAGCGGATATTCCGATCAAGGACCTGCCGCAGTCGTTATCGGTGGTCGGTCAGCAGGAAATGCAGGACCGCGGTATTACAAACAAGGTGGATGAAGCCCTGCGCTATACGCCGGGTGTCAACACCCAGCCGTTCGGCAATGACGGCGACACCGACTGGTTTTACATCCGCGGTTTCGATGCGACCCAGACAGGCGTCTTTCTCGATGGGTTGACGCTTTTCAGCTACGGCTTCGGCGGCTTCCAGATCGATCCATTTTCGCTTGAGCGCATCGAAGTGCTAAAGGGCGCATCGTCAGTGACCTATGGCGGCACCAATCCCGGCGGTATCGTCAATATGGTCCGCAAAGAACCGACCGATCAGCCGCTTTACTACACGGAGGTCGGGATCAACAACAACGGCAATGCCTATGCCGGCTTTGACTTCTCCGACAAGCTAAGCGCCGACGGAGTCTGGAGCTACCGCCTGACCGGCAAAGTCGCCGGCGGCGACCAGTACAGCGACTTCACACACGACCTGCGTGGCTTCGTGATGCCGCAGATCACCATCTCGCCAGACGAATCCACCAAGTTCTCGGTCTATGCCTATGTCAGCGGTCTCGACGAAGTGCACAGCGGCAATGGCTTTTTCCCCTATGTCGGTACCGTCGTCGATGCCCCGTTCGGCAAGATCGACCGCAAGGCTTTCTACGGCGAACCGAGCATCGACAAGGAAACCTACAGCCAGGAAATGGTCGGCTACTCCATCGAGCATGAATTCGATGGTGGCTGGAAGCTTTCGCAGAACCTGCGTTACGGCCACCTGAAGAAGGACGAGGAAGGCCCGTATCTCAATGGCTATGTTGGCGGCGACCCGAATGCTGCCGGCTACAGCGACCCGAGCTACGAACTGGCGCGCATCGGCTTCACCGAGCATAGCAAGGCCGATTCCTTCTCGGTCGACAATAAAGCCCAGCGTGAGTTCGACCTGGGCGGCATCAGCCACAATTTCATGGTCGGCACGGACTATTCGCTCTATCGCCTCGATAACGTGCAAGCCTGCTGCGGCTCGAACCCTATCAGCGCCACCGACCCGGTCTACAACAGCACCCAGGGCGCCAACTTCGTCTATCTCGACCAGGTAATGACGCAGCAGCAGCTCGGCGTCTATGCTCAGGACCAGATGAAGTTTGGCGACGGCTGGCTAGTGACCCTCAACGGCCGCTACGATTTCGTCGACGAGAATGCGGACTCCCGGATCTCCACGGATTCCGGCTCGAACAGCAAGTCGCCAAGCGGCCGGGCCGGTCTTGCCTACGACTTTGGCAACGGTATAACGCCTTACGTCAGCGTCGGAACTTTCTTCAATCCGCTGATCGGCACGACCGCTACCGGTGCCGGACTGGTCCCCGAAGAGGGCGAACAATATGAAGCCGGCATCAAATACCAGCCGACCTTCATGGACGCCCTGTTCACCGCCTCGATCTTCAACATCAACAGAAAGAACATGGCGCTGACTGATCCCGCCACCTTCCTGCAGTACCAGCTCGGCGAAGTGCGCTCGCGCGGGATCGAACTGGAAGGCAAGGTCAATCTCGACCAGAACTGGAAGCTGCTCGGCTCATACTCGTACACAGACCTGGAGGTCACGAAAAACCTCGACACCAGCATCGTCGGTAATTCGCCCTATCTGGTGCCGAACTCGACCGCCTCGCTCTGGCTCGACTACACTGTAGCCGACGGTTCACTCGAGGGCGTCAGCCTCGGTGCCGGCATGCGCTACCAGGGCAAGTCCTGGGCCGATGCCGCCAACACGCTGCGCGTACCCTCGGCCACCGTCTTCGATGCGGCCGTGCGTTACGAAAAGAACGGCTGGGGTGCAGCGCTCAATGTCGCCAACGTCTTCGACAAGGAATACGTTTCGGGTTGCGCCGGGGTGAATACCTGCGGTTACGCCGATGCTCGGACCTTCACCCTGAAACTCAGCAAGAAGTGGTAGTCGGCTGACCGGAAGCGGGTGGCTGGCGCCACCCCCTTTCATGCGACAGCGCAAAACGAGGAGATACGCAATGATGAACGCCGCTGTGTTTACCGCCTCCGGCGTTGCCATTCCCGCCGATGCAGCGAAGTTGCTGGACCAGCTTTGTGCCCAGTTGCCGGATTACGTCGTCCGCACGTCTGATGGCGCGACCATCGAGACGACGATAGGCGGCGGCGACATCGCGCTTGCCGACAACCGGCTGATCATCAACCTGCAATGCCCGACGGCCTCGATGTTGTTTACCATTCGCTGCATGGTGGCGGAGCACCTGTTCAAGTCCGCTGAAAACGACGAACTCGATCTCCGCTGGGCGGATGGCCCGCAGGTGGCAGCAGTCCCGGATCTGCGCGAAATCACCGTCGTCGGCGCCCGCGATATCACGCCCCATATGCGCCGTGTCACTGTCGCCACCGATGATATCGGCCATTTCAGCCGCGGGGGGCTGCATGTCCGTTTGCTGATACCGCCCCGTGGCCGTCAGCCAGTCTGGCCTCGGACGATGCCGGATGGACGTATCCAGTGGCCGAAGGGCGATGATGCGCTGATCGTCCGTCCTTACACGATCCGCAATCTGCATCCTGATCGCGGCGAACTCGATATCGACTTTGTCATCCACGAGGGTGATCATGGGCCGGGTGCAGCCTGGGCGCTGTCCGCGAAGTCCGGTGACCGCGCCGCTCTCATGGGGCCAGGTGGCGGCGATATGCCGGATGTCGGCGACATCATTCTGGTTGGCGATGAAACCGCCCTCCCCGCCATCGCCCGCATTGCCGCCGCCGCACCTTCAGATGCCCGGTTGCGCATATTCGTAGAGGTCTCCAGCAAGGCGGACGAGCAGCCGTTGCCAACGGTGGCAAGGTGCCGGGTCGTCTGGCTTCACCGCGATAAGGGCTTTTCCGGGCGGCTGGAGGCAATCGTCCGCGAGCAGGTTGCCGCCGGAGGAGAGAAGCCGTTCGTCTGGGTTGCCTGCGAACAGGCAGAGGCCCGGGCGATCCGGATTTTTCTGAAAACGGAAATCGCCTATGACCGTGATCGTTTCAGTGTCGCCGCGTACTGGCAGCGACAACAGTCGCCTGTCGCCTAATCCGAAGGCCCCTGCCCTTCGCTATGCCATTTCAGCTCGGCTCGAACAGCGGGACGATCTCCATCTCCGGCACCAGCACGAGGCCCTTGTCGGTGATCCGAATTTCCGGAATGACCGAAAGCGGTATGAGGTTGAAGCCCATGTAGGCGATGGTGCACTCGGCCTTTTCCCACTCGATCTTCAGCAGCTTGGTCTCTTCGGCTACCTCGTGGACCCGCTTGTCGGACAAAAGCCCCGCAATTGGCAGTGGCACCATGGCTGTCACCTTGCCATCCATGACTACGCAGACACCGCCCTGCTTTTCCTCGATGGCCGCAAGCGCTACCTGCATGTCTGCCTCGTTGGTGCCGGCGACGATGATGTTATGGCTATCATGGCCGACCGAAGATGCGACCGCACCCTTCTTAAGCCCGAAGCCGTTTAGCAGTCCGTGGGCAACATTATCGGCGGATTTTCCATGACGCTCGATGACTGTCACGAAGCACAGGCCGTGGCGCTCGAAATGTGTCTGCCAGTCGTTCGCCGGCTCAAGACTGACGGTGACGTGGCCGAGGGTGATGCCGGGAAGCTCGGTCTTGATGGTGTGTGCGAGCACCGGCGTGGTCGGCAGGTCCGGCGTCAGTTTGAGATTGGCCGGCAGCTTCACCGTATGGTAGGCGGCCTCCGGATACCGGTATGGTTTTGAAAGCGCCTCGTCGAGGACAGCGGTGATCTTGCGGTTGTCCACGACCAGTTCGCCACCGTACCAGGTGCTGACCGGCTTCAGTTCGTCGGTCAGCAGCACGAGATCGGCGCGCCGTCCACCGCCGAGGCCGCCGATTTCGTTTTCCATGCCGAAGCGCGTGGCGCCGTGCAGCGAGCCCATCGACCAGGCCTGCTCGATCGTCATGCCGGCCTTTACGGCCTCCCGCGTCACCCAGTCCTGGCCGAACAGCAGCAGGTCATCGGCGTCGCGGTCGTCGGTGCATACGGCGATGCGTTTGTGCGAGGCGCCGAGTTCGGTAATGGTCTTGATCGCCAGCGGCAGGCTGTGCCATGGCGTCGTCGGCGGGCCGCCGCGCAGGAAGAGCCAGATGCCTGCCTCCAGCATGTCGTCGGCAATGTCCCGGTCGATGGCTTCATGGGTGTCAGTGACCCCAGACGCAGCATAGGCCGACACGAATTCGCGGCCGTAGACGTGCCCGGAGACCGGCCTACCCCTTTCCAGCGCCGCAGCAAGGATGGCGTGGCTGCGCTCGTCACCCATGGCGACCTGGACGAAATCCATTTTCTCGCCAAGTGCCACCGCTTCGGGCCATTTGTCGAACAGGGCTGCGATTTTCGCAGGCGTCAGATCGCCCCCGGCCGTCTCGAACACTGGCGAGGTTGCCGGCACGGTGCTCGGCACCGTCAGGAAGATCGACAGCGGCGCCTGTCGCGCGTCTTCCAGCATGGCTTCGACACCGGCGACATCCATGACGTTGCCGATCTCGTGGCTGTCGCAGAAAATCGTCGTCGTGCCGTTCAGAAGAGCGGCCTCTGCATAGGCACACGCCGTGACCATGCTCGACTCGATGTGGATATGCGGATCGACCAGTCCGGGCGCGATGATGCCGCCCCTTGCATCATAGCGTTTGGCCTGTGTCCCCTTATAGGTGCCGTTCGGTTTTACTGCAGCAATGCGGCCGCCGGAGATCCAGATTTCCTTGCCGGGCAGAATGCGTTCCGAATAGGTCGAGAGCACGCGCGCATCGCCGATGACCAGATCGGGCTCGCGGCGCGCGGAGGCGACATCGGCAAGAGTGCGGGTCATGGTGGAGAGCGGCTTGATGGAAAAGCGGGTCAGCGTGGTCATCGAAATCCAATCTCTTGTCGGGGCCGAACAGGGATGCATGCTCGCAAACGCAAGCGGCGAATGCAACGGGTGTTGCATTCGCCGGAGGGACTTCTGTGGGTGTCGGATGGAGAGCCGTTACTCGGCAGGAATCTCGTCGGTAACCACTTCGAAGCGGACCAGGTTTGCCGGGCCGAAATTCGTCGTCAGGGCGACGTCTGTTGCATCGCGACCGGTTGCCATCAGGATACGTCCAATGCGCGGCTTGTTGTGACGGGCGTCTACCGTGTGCCAGTTTCCACCGAGGTAGACTTCGAACCAGGCACTGAAATCCATCGGGTTAACGTCGACGGGCACGCCGATATCGCCAAGATAGCCGGTGCAATAGCGTGCCGGAATATTCATGCAGCGGCAGAGCGTGATGGCGAGATGGGCGTAATCGCGGCAAACGCCTACGCGGTCGATGAAGCCACCATAAGCGCTGCGGGTGGAATCGGCCTGCTGGTAATCGAACCTGATCTGGTTATGGGCAAAATTGAGGATCGCCTTGACGCGCTGCCAGCCGAAAGGCGTATTGCCAAATTCCGACCAGGCGAAGTTCGCCAGCCGGTCCGTGTCGCAATAGCGGCTGCCCAGCAAGTAGACGAGAACCTCGTTCGGCAGATCCTTGATCTCGTGCTGCACGGCATCCACCGGAATATTGTCCGGCAGGCCGGTATCGTAGATTTCGAAGGCTGTGGAAATTGTCGTTACGCCGGCGGGCGCCACGATGCGTGTGCAAGCGTTGCCAAAACCGTCGGTGTAGCCTGAAGCTTCTATGTCCCTGTCGAAGGTCAGGACCTGGTCGGACAACAGGTCGATGCGCCGCGACGGGTGAATGTTCAGGCACAGCAACATGGGAGTTGGCTGCGGGCAGTCGTACGCAATGCTGAAGCCGGCACTTATTTTCATCACTTAGCCTTTGTTTATGGGAAACCCATGCAAATTGGCATGAGCTACCGTTGAACGTTGCAGGAGAGAGACTGTTCCATGGCTCTTTCGGCCCTTTCCGGAAGCGTACCTGCACTCCGCTCGGTTGTCACGTTTACCTGTACCGTCATGTAGTCATAATCCTCAGCTTCTCCGTCATAACTGCCGGTGAGCGGGATTGCTTGGCGCGGATCGCGAGCAACGCCGACACGGATCAGATCGCGATTTCCGACAATTCCGTTGGTCGGATCGAATTCGACCCACCCGGCGCCGGGCAGATAGACCTGGCACCAGGCATGGGTGGAGCCGCCGCCCCGTATCGCTGAATCGTTGCGGCTGGGAACGAAGACGTAACCCGTGACGAAGCGGGCGGCGAGGCCGAGGGAGCGGGCCGCTTCGATCATCAGCAGTGCGAAATCGCGACAGGTTCCCTTGCGCAGCTTCAGCGTCTCGATCGGCAGCTGCGTGCCGCGCGCAGAGCGGCGGGCGTAGGCGAAGCTTTCATGGATGGCAAAGCACATCGTCATCAGCAACTGGCCGGTTGCCGTCGGCTGCCCGATGCGGACGAACTGGCGCGCCCATTTGCCGACGATGTCATGCGGATCAGGATAGTGCCGCTCTATGGTCGGCCGAAGGTCTGCGACTTCGT
It encodes the following:
- the glgB gene encoding 1,4-alpha-glucan branching protein GlgB, producing MTLANADLLAGIDQDALYALVEGRHGDPFSVLGLHGLGNGYVIRAYIPGAISIDIIAAGSGETLAQLQPVFQNGLFAGAVEGRLEYRLRIHWPDAIQETEDPYSFPPLLGDLDLHLLAEGNHYELGQVLGGQAMSVEGIAGVRFAVWAPNARRVSVVGDFNSWDGRRHPMRLRASAGVWEIFVPRLGPGDHYKYEIIDSGGTVLAQKADPVARASEAAPATASIVARSTPFQWNDAEWLASRKARQDDDAPMSVYEVHLSSWVRIPEEGNRHLNWMELSQRLIPYARDMGFTHLEFLPIMEYPFGGSWGYQPLGLFAPTGRYGTPEDFAYFVDRAHAVGIGIILDWVPAHFPTDPWGLARFDGSALYEHEDPREGFHRDWNTLIYNLGRNEVKSFLISSALEWIERYHIDGLRVDAVASMLYRDYSRNADEWIPNKYGGRENLESVDFLKHLNAIVHQRCPDALMIAEESTAWPGVTKSPEDGGLGFDFKWNMGWMHDSLDYIEKDPVYRSYVHGMMTFGLVYQYTEKFMMPLSHDEVVHGKGSLIGKMPGDDWQRFATLRAYFGFLWGHPGKKLIFMGGEIAQTTEWNHDASVVWDLLDQPQHAGMQRLVRDLNHLYRDEAALQFSDVHGEGFSWAVPDDAVNSVIGMLRRSADGEQMMLVLCNFTPVPRYGYRVGVPKAGHWSEVLNSDAAVYGGANIGNAGGVWTEDVPAHNHDASISVMLPPLSTLFLRWSAETKASVPES
- a CDS encoding helix-turn-helix domain-containing protein translates to MTFHPRMDNKIEGFSVIGGVHRRVWNGIVADVWDVDCAPYAGGYYVSDDPRMFVLLDSRGSGQCSLKLSPKAAGVQQGNAPRASYIPAGLEMWVDMVDIDFVRHLDIHFSAEGLSRRLMEDLDPARLGNPRLLFSDSRVLALAGLIAAECENPAPLHDLYGDGLAVSLLIDVLQLSRTAPRKRSRLAAWQVRRVVDYIEENCLRNIRLEELAALTSMSQSHFSHAFKASTGIPPHQWQTKARLDRAKQLMISDTPLTDVAVETGFSDQAHFTRVFRKHIGTTPANWRKSQLV
- a CDS encoding TonB-dependent siderophore receptor, translated to MTYLTKGISFKARLAAGVAMASLSLVTSATAQETQPTELKPLVVQGGQGGKAGATDTGSDTTGRDPVKGYVAKTTTAGSKADIPIKDLPQSLSVVGQQEMQDRGITNKVDEALRYTPGVNTQPFGNDGDTDWFYIRGFDATQTGVFLDGLTLFSYGFGGFQIDPFSLERIEVLKGASSVTYGGTNPGGIVNMVRKEPTDQPLYYTEVGINNNGNAYAGFDFSDKLSADGVWSYRLTGKVAGGDQYSDFTHDLRGFVMPQITISPDESTKFSVYAYVSGLDEVHSGNGFFPYVGTVVDAPFGKIDRKAFYGEPSIDKETYSQEMVGYSIEHEFDGGWKLSQNLRYGHLKKDEEGPYLNGYVGGDPNAAGYSDPSYELARIGFTEHSKADSFSVDNKAQREFDLGGISHNFMVGTDYSLYRLDNVQACCGSNPISATDPVYNSTQGANFVYLDQVMTQQQLGVYAQDQMKFGDGWLVTLNGRYDFVDENADSRISTDSGSNSKSPSGRAGLAYDFGNGITPYVSVGTFFNPLIGTTATGAGLVPEEGEQYEAGIKYQPTFMDALFTASIFNINRKNMALTDPATFLQYQLGEVRSRGIELEGKVNLDQNWKLLGSYSYTDLEVTKNLDTSIVGNSPYLVPNSTASLWLDYTVADGSLEGVSLGAGMRYQGKSWADAANTLRVPSATVFDAAVRYEKNGWGAALNVANVFDKEYVSGCAGVNTCGYADARTFTLKLSKKW
- a CDS encoding siderophore-interacting protein — translated: MMNAAVFTASGVAIPADAAKLLDQLCAQLPDYVVRTSDGATIETTIGGGDIALADNRLIINLQCPTASMLFTIRCMVAEHLFKSAENDELDLRWADGPQVAAVPDLREITVVGARDITPHMRRVTVATDDIGHFSRGGLHVRLLIPPRGRQPVWPRTMPDGRIQWPKGDDALIVRPYTIRNLHPDRGELDIDFVIHEGDHGPGAAWALSAKSGDRAALMGPGGGDMPDVGDIILVGDETALPAIARIAAAAPSDARLRIFVEVSSKADEQPLPTVARCRVVWLHRDKGFSGRLEAIVREQVAAGGEKPFVWVACEQAEARAIRIFLKTEIAYDRDRFSVAAYWQRQQSPVA
- a CDS encoding adenine deaminase is translated as MTTLTRFSIKPLSTMTRTLADVASARREPDLVIGDARVLSTYSERILPGKEIWISGGRIAAVKPNGTYKGTQAKRYDARGGIIAPGLVDPHIHIESSMVTACAYAEAALLNGTTTIFCDSHEIGNVMDVAGVEAMLEDARQAPLSIFLTVPSTVPATSPVFETAGGDLTPAKIAALFDKWPEAVALGEKMDFVQVAMGDERSHAILAAALERGRPVSGHVYGREFVSAYAASGVTDTHEAIDRDIADDMLEAGIWLFLRGGPPTTPWHSLPLAIKTITELGASHKRIAVCTDDRDADDLLLFGQDWVTREAVKAGMTIEQAWSMGSLHGATRFGMENEIGGLGGGRRADLVLLTDELKPVSTWYGGELVVDNRKITAVLDEALSKPYRYPEAAYHTVKLPANLKLTPDLPTTPVLAHTIKTELPGITLGHVTVSLEPANDWQTHFERHGLCFVTVIERHGKSADNVAHGLLNGFGLKKGAVASSVGHDSHNIIVAGTNEADMQVALAAIEEKQGGVCVVMDGKVTAMVPLPIAGLLSDKRVHEVAEETKLLKIEWEKAECTIAYMGFNLIPLSVIPEIRITDKGLVLVPEMEIVPLFEPS
- a CDS encoding transglutaminase-like domain-containing protein produces the protein MKISAGFSIAYDCPQPTPMLLCLNIHPSRRIDLLSDQVLTFDRDIEASGYTDGFGNACTRIVAPAGVTTISTAFEIYDTGLPDNIPVDAVQHEIKDLPNEVLVYLLGSRYCDTDRLANFAWSEFGNTPFGWQRVKAILNFAHNQIRFDYQQADSTRSAYGGFIDRVGVCRDYAHLAITLCRCMNIPARYCTGYLGDIGVPVDVNPMDFSAWFEVYLGGNWHTVDARHNKPRIGRILMATGRDATDVALTTNFGPANLVRFEVVTDEIPAE
- a CDS encoding transglutaminase family protein gives rise to the protein MTVFSVKHITVYRYKKPVAFGEHRLMFRPRDSFDQRLLESTLLVEPKPSSVRWILDVFGNCVALVNVSEPASELRFETRIRLDHTPQVALNLQIDDTALQYPFAYDPDEVADLRPTIERHYPDPHDIVGKWARQFVRIGQPTATGQLLMTMCFAIHESFAYARRSARGTQLPIETLKLRKGTCRDFALLMIEAARSLGLAARFVTGYVFVPSRNDSAIRGGGSTHAWCQVYLPGAGWVEFDPTNGIVGNRDLIRVGVARDPRQAIPLTGSYDGEAEDYDYMTVQVNVTTERSAGTLPERAERAMEQSLSCNVQR